cgtggctatgatgtctttaaggtgatttgtgattggcggtttgctgcctcgagtcaaatgagcccaccctcttgtttgtacgacacttctatccaaagatattcatttgatctttttcaatggaagtctatgaagcttgttactaaggtgctctatatggttgctagggcgtggcttgatatcttcaaagttttcctgagagactgattggttgcctgagtaaaatgagaccacccctttgtctctatgacattgttatccagagttatgacttgtcaaagttcgttccaatgttaagtctatgggatttttttcgctactttttcgcccgccggacgaacatcgtacacccgatcgcttataaaagtcatagcacacctgtccttaatgagccggtcgatttgacacctcattcgtgggtctaggacaaaaactgcgggactagTTACGTGCCGATATTTtggccagaagaagaagaagaagaataataataagtatgcaggagaataagaatggagctttgcctttggcaagcaccattaactagaatgtacatttcctgaagaaaatgtgaatggtgcttgcagtggcaaaattcggcaccggttgctagggtgctgtaattggttgctagggtgtggctatgaagttgctgtgtcactacttattggctggccgaatcaaaagatcccagccccaagtctctatgaccttctgatccaaagctatgatctcacagattttgacccattgttaagtctatgggagtttttttcagccgtttttttcgtccgctgtgcaaacatcgtacacccgatcgcttagaaaagtcatagcacacctctcctcaataagccggtcgatttgacacctcattcatgggtctacgacaaacggtgcgggacgagttacgcgccaaagttttgtctaggtgaatagtaattacaatactagaatgtacatttcctgaagaaaatgtgaatggtgcttgcagtggcaaaattcgccactcggttgctagggtgctgtaattggttgctagggcgtggctatgaacttGCTGTGTCACTACCTTTTGGATATccgagtcaaacgagcccagccccaagtctctatgaccttctaaaccaaagatatgatctcacagatttggcccccatgttaagtctatgggagttttttcagctgatttttcgtatgctgtgcgaacatcgtacacccgatcgcttagaaaagtcatagcacacctctcctcaataagccggtcgatttgacacctcattcgtgggtctacgacaaacggtgcgggacgagttacgcgccaaagttttgttcaggtgaacagtaattacaatactagaatgtacatttcctgaagaaaatgtgaatggtgcttgcagtggcaaaattcgtcaccggttgctagggttctgtaattggttgctagggcgtggctatgaagatgctgtgtcaatacttattggcaggctgaatcaaaagagcccagccccaagtctctatgaccttctaaaccaaagatatgatctcacagatttggcccccatgttaagtctatgggacttttttcagccgtattttcgtatgctgtgcgaaaatcgtacacccaatcgcttagaaaagtcatagcacacctctcctcaataagccggtcgatttgacacctcattcgtgggtctacgacaaacggtgcgggacgagttacgtgccaaatttttgttcaggtgaatagtaattacaatactagaatgtacatttcctgaagaaaatgtgaatggtgcttgcagtggcaaaattcgccactcagttgctagggtgctgtaattggttgctagggcgtggccatgaagtcactacttattggcggcttgataggccgagtcaaaagagcccagccccaagtctctacgaccttctaaaccaaagatacgatctcacagatttggcccaatgttaagtctatgggagttttttcagcctttttttcgtacgctgtgcgaacatcgtacacccaatcgcttagaaaagtcatagcacacctctcctcaataagccggtcgctTTGACActtcattcgtgggtctacgacaaacggtgcgggacgagttacgcgccaaagttttgttcaggtgaatagtaattacaatactagaatgtacatttcctgaagaaaatgtgaatggtgcttgcagtggcaaaattcgctgctcggttgctagggtgctgtaattggttgctagggcgtggctatgaagttgctgtgtcactacttattggctggccgaatcaaaagagcccagccccaagtctctacgaacttctgatccaaagatatgatctcacagatttggaccccatgttaagtctatgggagtttttttcagccgttttttttgtacgctgtgcgaacatcgtacacccaatcacttagaaaagtcatagcacacctctcctcaataagccggtcgatttgacacctcatatgtgggtctacgacaaacggtgcgggacgagttacgcgccaaagttttgttcaggtgaatagtaattacaatactagaatgtacatttcctgaagaaaatgtgaatggtgcttgcagtggaaaaattcggcaccggttgctagggtgctgtaattggttgctagggcgtggctatgaagttgctgtgtcactacttattggctggccgaatcaaaagagcccagccccaagtctctatgaccttctgatccaaagatatgatctcatagattttgactcaatgttaagtctatgggagttttttcagccaattttttcatacactgtgcgaacatcgtacacccgatcgcttagaaaagtcatagcacacctctcctcaataagccggtcgatttgacacctcattcgtgggtatacaacaaacggtgcgggacgagttacgcgccaaagttttgttcaggtgaatagtaattacaatactagaatgtacatttcctgaagaaaatgtgaatggtgcttgcagtggcaaaaatcggcaccggttgctagggtgctgtaattggttgctagggcgtggctatgaagttgctgtgccactacttattggctggccgaatcaaaagagcccagccccaagtctctatgaccttctgatccaaagatatgatctcacagattttgacccaatgttaagtctatgggagttttttcaaccatttttttcgtacactgtgcgaacatcgtacacccgatcgcttagaaaagtcatagcacacctctcctcaataagccggtcgatttgacacctcatatgtgggtctacgacaaacggtgcgggacgagttacacgccaaagttttgttcaggtgaatagtaattacaatactagaatgtacatttcctgaagaaaatgtgaatggtgcttgcagtggcaaaaatcggcaccggttgctagggtgctgtaattggttgctagggcgtggctatgaagttgctgtgccactacttattggctggccgaatcaaaagagcccagccccaagtctctatgaccttctgatccaaagatatgatctcacagattttgacccaatgttaagtctatgggagttttttcaaccatttttttcgtacactgtgcgaacatcgtacacccgatcgcttagaaaagtcatagcacacctctcctcaataagccggtcgatttgacacctcatatgtgggtctacgacaaacggtgcgggacgagttacgcgccaaagttttgttcaggtgaatagtaattacaatactagaatgtacatttcctgaagaaaatgtgaatggtgcttgcagtggcaaaactcggcactcttgattagcatgatgctaacataattaccgtcctgctaggatgtttttatcaagatgctaacatgattagcatgttgctagcaacatgctaacatgattagcataatgctagcatgatgctagcatgattaccatgttgctagcatgtttttaacaagatgctaacataattagcatgtttgctagcatgatgctaacatgattagcatgctactagcatgatgctaacacaattagcatgttaccagcatgatgtaacacatttttactagtttgtgtcatgtttaaaccctaagctaatcactattagcatgtagctattcactgctagcatgtgtagcatgttggaagttcagtttgctagcatgagtcaaaagagccaaccgccatgtctctatgatgctctgatgcagagatatagatcttgctaaacggttgctagggtactctgtttggttgctaaggagtggcttggcagctaccaatgatgatactccaaaggctgcttgacaatataaaccaacccccatgtctttatgatgttctgatgcagagatatagatcttgcaaaacggttgctagggtactctgtttggttgctagggagtggcttggcagctgctagtaatgataaaccaaaggctgcttgccagtataaatgatataaaccaaccccaatgcctctatgatattcagatttgaagatatctgcctatgctttgggttgctggggtgctttaaatggttgctaaggcgtggctatgatgtctttaaggtgatttgtgattggcggtttgctgcctccagtcaaatgagcccaccctcttgtttgtacgacacttctatccaaagatattcatttgatctttttcaatggaagtcaatggaacttgttgctatggtgctctatatggttgctagggcgtggcttgatagcttcacaatgatcctgagagactgattggttgcctgagtaaaatgggcccacccccttgtctctatgacattgtgatccagagttatgttcaatacaaaatccctatgtaatttcccatagtaggaaaaacacagtacttcctggttcatgggcacggcttcaccatagtatgtctatggggcaactttgggcagctcttgtgccccaggggtacaacttacaccccattttgaggtatggtctgagagagcctatcaggctcttcaaacgtggtaacccacatgtttctatgaaattctcgttaggagctattactcatcaaagtttgtcccaatgcaaagtctatgggatttttttcgctactttttcgcccgccggacgaacatcgtacacccgatcgcttataaaagtcatagcacacctgtcctcaatgagccggtcgatttgacacctcattcatgggtctatgacaaaaactgcgggaggagtagcgcgcagaaattgtgtccagaagaagaagaagaagaataataagtatgcagaagaataagaatggagctttgcctttggcaagcaccattaactagaatgtacatttcctgaagaaaatgtgaatggtgcttgcagtggcaaaattcggcaccagttgctagggtgttgtaattggttgctagggcgtggctatgaagttgctgtgtcactacttattggctggccgaatcaaaagagcccagccccaagtctctatgaccttctgatccaaagatataatctcacagattttgacccaatgttaagtctatgggagtttctCAGCCGTTTTtatcgtacgctgtgcgaacatcgtacacccgatcacttagaaaagtcatagcacacctctcctcaataagccggtcgatttgacacctcatttgtgggtctacgacaaacggtgcgggacgagttatgtgccaaagttttgtctaggtgaatagtaattacaatactagaatgtacatttcctgaagaaaatgtgaatggtgcttgcagtggcaaaattcggcactcttgattagcatgatgctagcatgatgctaacaccattagcatactgctaggatgttttcagcaagatgctaatcatgttagcataatgcgagcaacatgcttacatgattagcatgttactagcatgatgctaacacccgtagcatcctgctaggatgtttttaacaagatgctaatcatgttagcataatgctagcaacatgctaacatgattagcatgttgttagcatgatgctaacacccttagcatgctgctaacatgttttaaacaaggtgctaatcatgttagcataatgctaggaacatgctaacatgattagcataatgctagcattatgctagcatgattaccatgttgctagcatgattttaacaagatgctaatcatgttagcataacgctagcaacatgctaacatgattagcataatgcttagcatgatgctaacatgattaccatgttgctagcatgattttaacaagatgctaatcatgttagcattatgctagcaacatgctaacatgattagcatgatgctagcatgattaccatgttgctagcatgtttttaacaagatgctaacatgattagcatgtttgctagcatgatgctaacatgattagcatgctactaccatgatgctaacacaattagcatgctaccagcatgatgctaacacatttttactagtttgtgtcatgtttaaacactaagctaatcactattagcatgtagctattcactgctagcatgtgtagcatgttggaagtccagtttgctagcatgagtcaaaagagccaaccgccatgtctctatgatgctctgatgcagagatatagatcttgctaaatcgttgctagggtactctgtttggttgctagggagtggcttggcagctaccaatgatgatactccaaaggctgcttgacaatataaaccaacacccatgtctttacgatgttctgatgcagagatatagatcttgcaaaacggttgctagggtactctgtttggttgctagggagtggcttggcagctgccagtaatgataaaccaaaggctgcttgccagtatgaatgatataaaccaacccccatgcctttatgatattcagatttgaagatatctgcctatgctttgggttgctagggtgctctaaatggttgctaaggcgtggctatgatgtctttaaggtgatttgtgattggcggtttgctgcctcgagtcaaatgagcccaccctcatgtttgtatgacactcctatccaaagatattcatttgatctttttcaatggaagtctatggagcttgttactaaggtgctctatatgcttgctagggcgtggcttgatagtttcacaatgatcctgagagactgattggttgtttgagtaaaatgagcccacccccttgtctctataggccggaacacaccaagccgacggtcggccgtcgggcagtttttcttcgtcggccgactaagtttcctcggtgtgttctgcaccgtcggctgaagttggtcctcgtcggctttgtttcggccgattcgaaatgttgaatcggcgttggaccTCGTCGGGCCGTCGGGCcatatgatcattctgattggctgttcagctagcgaaccagtgcatgagaaaagaaaaacggaAGTGACGAAGCAAGTAAACGACGAAGTCAAGAGGGAACACACATTGTTTACCTTAGGTACGTGAAAGACATGGCTATCTGGAACGAGGCAAGTGAAGACGAATTGATCAACATGATCCAGGAAAGGCCGGGTTTGTATGACATTACGGAAAAATGTTATGTCAACCGTGTGCTGAAAGCTGAACTGTGGCGTGAGATCGAAAATAAACTCGTCATATCAGGTAAGATTTCCTTTTTGGCAATTGAGAAAGCTTGTTTGTAATTGTTCAATAGTCCATAGTAAAACTAATATAACCAttttagtgttttgtgtgtaccaaactaagtttgtttatggaaacagacagtaattaatatgtgctgtgctagcatctcatatttcataataatattaaagttaatcaaattgttaataatataattaacaatacagcaaaaagtaacatttgttggcataacaaatactcattaaagtgacaaaataaGCAGCCATAACACTTAATGCTTACAAAATTTTACTTTGTCCCTCAGAAAAAGAGCTCAAGAAGCGGTGGGATTCATTGCGAACCCAATACATGCGTTATAAGAAACAAGGACCCTCAGGAAGTTCTGGAGCTCAGAAGactggcaggcagcaatggatcCTGAACCGCCTGCAGTTTCTAGAGCCTCACACAAAAAGGAAGGAGAGCACTTCAAATCTAATGATcatggtaaataaacaaatatatttatatttatttatttatttattgtttaatttcagaataaaataaacattttgctttttgtaAGATGGCAAGTGCTTCTTTAAAAGAGTCTATTCACAAGTAACTCCGCATATTAAGTCAAGCCATTACATTAACTTGTCACATTTGTATCTTATGTTTTTTAAGGAACCTGCGGCTGATAGTGATTCCTGTTCACCCTCAGATGGTACCAACAGTGACACCTGGACTGGCACCCATGAAGACCCCAGCTTCAGTGATGCTGACCTACGGTCAAGTACACCCTTGGCTGAATCCACCATCTGTGGAACTGAGTCCACAGCCATGAGAAAGGACCATTTGCAAAGCTCCAACATAAAACCAAAGCCTCCAGGGAAGCGCAGGAAGATGCAAGACGAATCCTCCAGCGAGGAATCCACAAACTTGATGCGCACCATCGGCAAAACTCTGGAAAAGTTGGCATCACAGGAAAACACCAATGATGCCATCTCagcttactgcaaaaatcttgaaCACAGAATGCGGAATTTGCCACCACATCTACTGCCACATTTCCAGCATGAGGTTGAtaattgcattttcaaatattcagtGGGCCACAACCATGCACTGGATGCATCTTCCAATCAGTATAcacacttgtaattttttatgtagcaaaattgtaaacagatattgtagcatttagtaaatatgtcacgCTTAGTTGTACGTTATATTAGAGTACTTATGCAAAGTTTatatttctgtacattttatttattttaaataccaactgttgatatttttctgtaaattaccttaatgctatttttgcacatttgaaaataaaacactgactttGTGTAAAAGGTACTTCACtgttctttatgtaaaaaaaaaatcacaaaacacaatgatgtaaaaatataaactttattttgcaaattcacaccattgttataaaacataaaccAAGGTCAAGGGGGAAAGAAACAAGTTTGCTACATGCTTATATTTTGCCCCACTGAAAGGGCACTGCACCGGTGTCCGAATTAAAGTACTGGCACAGTTTATCCCTGAGCTGTTTGGCGTGTGTTGTACTGTTGGTTGTGCGTGGCAGAGAGGCCTGCTGTAGGCCAGGGTCTTCTCTCCATCTTCCAGGGACAGTGTCATGATCTTGTTCTTCCTGGTCGATTCCTGCCATGTACACTTCACAGCACTCTTTGCGCAGAAAGTTGTGCAGAGCacagcaagacaaaacaatgtccTCCACTTTGGCAGTGCTTTGAATATTAATGGTGGTTAGTAGGACGCGAAAACGATTTGCCAGGAtgccaaatgcattttcaaccaCCCTTCGAGCTCGCGAAAGTCTGTAATTGAATATGCGTTGCTCTACAGACAGCTTGCGGTTCGGGTATGGCTTCATGAGGTATTCCTTTAAGGGGAATGCCTCATCAGCCACAATGCAGTAAGGGGCCAGCTGGTCTGATTCAGGAAGTGGTGCAGGTGCAGGAATGTTGGATGTTCTTTTCTCCAAGGCATCCTGCAATGAGCATCCCCCAAACACTCCACCATCTGAAATGCGCCCGTTGCAGCCCACATCAACATACAGAAATCTGTAGTTGCTGTCTACCAGTGCCATAAGCACTATTGAGAATGTATGCTTGTAGTTGAAGAATTTAGATCCAGATCCTGGAGGGGGACGAATGTTAATGTGCTTTCCATCCAGAGCACCCAGGCAATTTGGGAAATGCCACTGATTCTGGAATCCAACGGCTACTTGCTGCCACTCTTCCACTGTGTCTGGGcactaaaaaacaatataattaaaagaaattagtttaaCTCGTCAGACCATTAATAACTCAGTGATTTTGACATTCTTGAATTAACCCTGCAAAGCCCACTTctgcagaattacaacatcactttcaaaaatttaaaaaaaaatgcctgcaaatgtttttttctctcaagatcacatttacatagttaatgggttctattgttcGTCCTCACAATGCTATTGGGTTGAAGAAGTGTTTATAGGTCAGCATTAGGCTGTGTATGTTTTGGATTTTGGGGGAGATGCCTGTTGCATTGTTCAGGGACAGGTATGAATGGTCTTGAATATGAACCTGTAAGTGCTCTGGGGGGATGAATGTGTTCTTTTAGTATGATAAGTAGAGAGCATAATAGGCCAGCCAGActgtattgtttgaatgtagtagtggaattttatttgcattgaaattataatttgatggataatacttagatctctgccctcgacacatggtctaccatcctgtctattctttcagtttatctacTACAATATAAGACCCTAAAATTacccttattaaaatgtaaaaaaactgaaaaatctttaatttctacatcagaggcctcctaaaacaatatctgagagatcaaaaaaattgctcatttttgggctaaaacaaaaaacattaaacagataCATGTATACCTTTAGGTATTTCTCTTTTAAGACTTGGTAGATTGCTGCACAGGTTTCAGGAACAAATTGCTGAATTGTGGACATTCCCACCCGGAATTGGTAAGAAAGGCTCTTGAAGCTTTCTCCTGCAAAgattacaaacacataactccactattaattttccacaccttttacagagtcaaatctaacacttttaatgcatttgtactacactacattaaagcaaatattttttttatcagttattaaagacattgtgctacaaacaaccataataatgttttatacattgtgtctttttaaagtaggctacaactggatacaaaataataaaattcttttcacttttataatgcttcataatacaccaaaataaacacaactgaaaaggtgttttaatgaaatgttcaaacaaCGAATAACCTTACCTGTTGCCAAGAACCGTAGTGTAATCATCAGACGTTCCCCCACGGAGATACAATCCCGGTAGTTCGTGTTTGTTCTCTGTATGATTGGACTAATAAGTTCTTTTAACATGTGAAATTGAGTGGGAAAAAGCCGAGCGAAATTTTTAAAACCACAAGTTTCCTGTAACTCGAGCTCTCGACACAGGTTCGGGAAAGCACCTTGGGCCTGTCTCTGGAGTATCCATGGTTTCACCCATTTAGTGCGCTTTCTCCGTATTTTTCTCATCCGcttcttcttttcctcttccaCAAGCAAAAGACCAAGGGCTGACAAAGCCAGTGCCATTTGCAACGTGTCggacatttttgaaataacacGAATCCGTATGTGATGAGCGAGAACTGGTTTTTCATGCacctttgtttatgttttgtatccCTGTAGCTCTTCCGGTCTCCCTAGCAACGAACCATAGCAACGAACACaaactactgccacctgctggcatggaaaggcatttcatctcacgcaggcgcagaacggacgtgctatttggccgtcggctgtcgaacgtcggcttggtgtgtcagggcaactttggacccagacgctgccgacgccagccgacgccagccgaccccgcagtctgctttcgtcgccactagttcgtcgccgtcggcttggtgtgttccggccttatgacattgtaatccagagttatgttcaatacaaaatccctatgtaatttcccatagtaggaaaaacacagtacttcctggttcatgggcacggcttcaccatagtatgtctatggggcaactttgggcagctcttgcgccccaggggtacaacttacaccccattttgagatatggtctgacagagcctgtcagccccttcaaacgtagtaacccacatgtttctatgaaatcctcattaggagctatgactcgtcaaatatcatcacaatgttaagtctatgggatttttcgcccgatttttcgcccactggacgaacatcgtacacccgatcgcttataaaagtcatagcacacctctcctcaataagccggtcgatttgacacctcattcatgggtctacgacaaaagctgcgggaggagtagcgcgcagaaattttgtccagaagaagaagaagaagaaccagaataataataataagtatgcaggagaataagaatggagctttgcctttggcaagcaccattaactagaatgtacatttcctgaagaaaatgtgaatggtgcttgcagtggcaaaatcgccactcggttgctaggcggttgctagggtgttctgggtggttgctaggcggttgctatggtaacctgggtggttgctagggtgttgctaggcagttgctaaggtacttggggtggttgctaaggtgttgctaaacggttgctagggtgttctgggtggttgctaggcgattgctatggtaacctgggtggttgctaaggtgttgataggcggttgctagggtgttcttggtggttgctaggcggttgctatggtaacctgtgtggttgctagggtgttctgggtggttgctaggcggttgctaggatgttctgggtggttgctaggcggttgctaggcggttgctatggtaaccagggtggttgctagggtgttgctaggcagttgctaaggtacttggggtggttgctatggtgttctgggtggttgctatgcggttgctatggtaaccagggtggttgctagggtgttgctaggcagttgctaaggtacttggggtggttgctaaggtgttgctaggcggttgctagggtgttctgggtggttgctaggcggttgctagggtgttctgggtggttgctaggcggttgctatggtaacctgggtggttgctaaggtgttgctaggcagttgttaaggtacctggagtggtcactatggtgttgctaggcggttgctagggtgttctgggcggttgctatggtaacctgggtggatgctatggtgttactaggtggttggtagttggcacagatagttactatggagtttctatagagttcttagcatgttctcatcccactttagcacttagctaatcactattagcatgtagctattaactgctagcatgtgtagcatgttgcaagtacagtttgctagcatgagtcaaaaaagccaacccccatgtctctacgatgttctgatgcagagatataggcatcgctaaatggttgctagggtactctgtttggttgctagggagtggcttggcagttgccaatgatgatactccaaaggctgcttgacaacataaaccaacccccatgtctttatgatgttctgatgcagagatatggatcttgaaaaacggttgctagggtaatctggttggttgctagggagtggcctggcagctaccaatgatgatactccaaaggctgcttgacaatataaaccaaccgccatgtctctatgatgctctgatgcagagatatagatattgctaaacggttgctagggtactctgtttggttgctaaggagtggcttggcagctaccaatgatgatactccaaaggctgcttgacaatataaaccaacacccatgtctctacgatgttctgatgcagagatatagatcttgctaaacggttgctagggtactctgtttggttgctagggagtgg
Above is a genomic segment from Chanodichthys erythropterus isolate Z2021 chromosome 21, ASM2448905v1, whole genome shotgun sequence containing:
- the LOC137011611 gene encoding transcription factor Adf-1-like, with translation MAIWNEASEDELINMIQERPGLYDITEKCYVNRVLKAELWREIENKLVISEKELKKRWDSLRTQYMRYKKQGPSGSSGAQKTGRQQWILNRLQFLEPHTKRKESTSNLMIMEPAADSDSCSPSDGTNSDTWTGTHEDPSFSDADLRSSTPLAESTICGTESTAMRKDHLQSSNIKPKPPGKRRKMQDESSSEESTNLMRTIGKTLEKLASQENTNDAISAYCKNLEHRMRNLPPHLLPHFQHEVDNCIFKYSVGHNHALDASSNQYTHL